The genomic DNA AAATTTTTTTCGCTGGCCTATATAGACCTTGATAAATTCAAACCAGTGAATGATCAATTCGGGCATAAAGTTGGAGACAAAGTATTACAAATAGTCGCCGAGCGAATTAATAGCGTGTTAAGAAGCTCTGATTTTTCAGCTCGAGTTGGTGGTGATGAATTTGTGTTAGTGATAGACCACATTGATGATAAAACTCAGCTGAAAAATATGTGCAACCGAATATTAGAATCGATAGAAAAGCCAATTAGCGTAGACTCTCATATCATTAATATCTCAGCCAGCATTGGTGTGGTCGATTATCAAAAGCACGGCATTAATTTAGATACACTCATTCACAATGCCGATGTAGCCATGTATGAAATTAAAAATTCATCGAAAGGCGGTGTCTTATTGGCCAGTTAAATTAGCTAACTTCGTGAATGCCAATGACGGTTTTATAGCTTACTGACTTAGCGAAATGGGCTTGTTGAATTTTTAAATACTGTGGATCTGAAAAAAAGGCATCCATCACCGCTTTACTTGGGAACTCGATCGTGAATACCCGGTTTATTGGATCTTTGGTTTTAGATATTAAAACATCAGATACTTTGAAATCGTAACCAAAGGCACCACCAAAATCATGCAGTATAGGCGTCATGCCTGCACGATATAAACTATACTCTTCTTCGTTCGTTACGAACAAACCCATGATTCGTTCAATCGCCATTCCAACTTCCTTTCGTTAATTAGAGCGTTTCTCGTCTTTTACTACCGACATCAAATAAAAACCGGCCACGAGCATCAAGCAACCGATCACTAATTGCAGGCTAGGCCAGTTTAGGTTGAGCCTTATGTT from Reinekea marina includes the following:
- a CDS encoding DUF1330 domain-containing protein; this encodes MAIERIMGLFVTNEEEYSLYRAGMTPILHDFGGAFGYDFKVSDVLISKTKDPINRVFTIEFPSKAVMDAFFSDPQYLKIQQAHFAKSVSYKTVIGIHEVS